One region of Polaromonas hydrogenivorans genomic DNA includes:
- a CDS encoding AAA family ATPase, translating to MTMNDIVQQAARASDMVSAVRTTMLAPTAKKLSPTYNQTEVATLCGMDRGPFAYRMKNDEHGTLPQGVTKPERRGKEFTLAEARTWVREVRSDKLRPEGAEAVVISIANFKGGVGKSTTAMALAQGLSLLGHRILLIDADPQGSLTTLTGLLPDLDVEDKDTFLLLVSGEEESIRYAIRPTYWDGIDLVAAAPLLFSIEFTLPSRQVREEGFEFWNVLNLGIDDVREDYDVIIIDTAPALSYGTVNALMASNGIIMPLPPNALDFASGAQFWSLFADLSESLSGSGRLDKTYDFISVLLSRVETDAASAMVRKWIISTYGDKVLPVEIPKTVVTSTSSAEFATVYDISRYDGSARTYKRAREAYDSLVAYVERLVHAVWLRDSTNRKSRFN from the coding sequence ATGACCATGAACGACATCGTTCAACAAGCAGCTAGAGCCAGCGATATGGTTAGTGCGGTCAGAACAACCATGCTTGCACCAACGGCAAAAAAATTGAGTCCCACATACAACCAGACGGAAGTCGCGACGCTTTGTGGGATGGACCGTGGACCGTTTGCCTACAGAATGAAAAATGATGAACATGGCACCCTTCCCCAAGGCGTAACCAAACCCGAACGCCGTGGGAAAGAATTTACCCTGGCCGAAGCGCGTACCTGGGTAAGGGAGGTCCGCAGCGACAAGCTGCGGCCAGAAGGTGCTGAAGCGGTCGTCATCAGCATTGCAAATTTCAAAGGGGGCGTTGGGAAATCCACCACAGCCATGGCATTGGCGCAGGGCTTGTCCTTGCTCGGGCACCGCATTCTTCTGATCGACGCAGACCCTCAAGGTTCGCTCACCACGCTGACGGGTTTGCTACCGGACTTGGATGTTGAAGACAAAGATACATTCTTACTCCTTGTCTCTGGCGAAGAGGAATCGATTCGCTACGCGATCCGGCCAACGTACTGGGATGGCATTGACTTGGTCGCGGCCGCACCGTTGCTCTTCAGCATCGAATTCACGCTTCCTTCCCGCCAAGTGCGCGAAGAAGGCTTTGAGTTTTGGAATGTTTTAAATCTCGGCATTGACGATGTGCGAGAAGACTACGATGTCATCATCATTGATACCGCCCCTGCCTTGTCGTACGGCACTGTCAATGCATTGATGGCTAGCAATGGCATCATTATGCCGCTGCCGCCCAACGCGCTTGACTTTGCATCGGGCGCGCAGTTTTGGAGTTTGTTTGCGGACTTGTCCGAAAGTCTTTCAGGCAGCGGACGTTTGGACAAGACATACGATTTCATTAGCGTTCTTTTGTCACGCGTTGAAACTGATGCGGCAAGCGCGATGGTTCGTAAGTGGATCATTTCCACCTATGGTGACAAGGTACTGCCGGTCGAGATTCCAAAGACCGTTGTTACGTCGACATCGAGCGCAGAGTTTGCTACCGTTTACGATATTTCGCGATATGACGGCTCAGCCCGTACCTATAAGCGCGCGCGTGAAGCCTATGACAGCCTGGTTGCTTATGTTGAGCGCCTAGTTCATGCTGTCTGGCTTCGCGATTCCACTAATCGAAAATCGAGATTCAACTAA